A stretch of Channa argus isolate prfri chromosome 16, Channa argus male v1.0, whole genome shotgun sequence DNA encodes these proteins:
- the c9orf72 gene encoding guanine nucleotide exchange factor C9orf72 homolog isoform X1, whose protein sequence is MSSGCPPQSPAVAKSEVPVEGECPLLAATFAYWDNILGPRVRHIWSPKGDQLMFLSDGDVTFLANHTLNGEILRSAECGAVDVKFFVLAEKGVIIVSLIFDGELKGDKNTCALSIILPQTELAFYLPLHTICVERLKHVIRKGRIWMQKGYNIISVLSLEIVPIMELLASMKSHSVPEDIDIKDTVLNDDDIGDSCHEDFLHKAISSHLQTCGCSIVVGSNPEKVNKIVRTLCLFLTPAERKCSRLCKTDSSFKYDTGLFVQGLLKDSTGSFVLPFRQVLYSPYPTTHIDVDINTVKQMPPCHEHTYNQRRYMRSELSALWKTDSEEDIPPDTVIHTDESFTPDLNVFQDVLHKDTLVKSFIDEVFMLKPGLSLRRTYLAQFLLLLHRKALTLLKYIEDETQKGKKPFRSLRNLKTDLDLTVEGDLNIIMAFAEKLRAGLHSFVFGKPFYTSMQERDVLMSF, encoded by the exons ATGTCTTCTGGCTGCCCGCCTCAGTCACCTGCTGTGGCAAAGTCTGAGGTACCAGTGGAGGGAGAATGCCCGCTGCTTGCTGCTACCTTTGCCTACTGGGACAACATCCTAGGGCCACGAGTGCGCCACATCTGGTCACCAAAGGGCGACCAACTCATGTTCCTCAGTGACGGAGATGTCACCTTTTTGGCCAATCATACCCTTAATGGAGAGATTCTGAGGAGCGCTGAGTGTGGTGCTGTGGATGTGAAGTTCTTTGTCCTGGCAGAGAAGGGTGTCATCATTGTGTCTCTCATTTTTGATGGAGAGCTGAAGGGAGACAAGAACACATGTGCCTTGTCCATTATCCTGCCACAGACAGAGCTGGCTTTCTACTTGCCTCTGCACACCATCTGTGTGGAAAGATTAAAGCATGTCATCCGCAAGGGGCGCATTTGGATGCAGAAG GGCTACAACATCATCTCTGTACTAAGCTTGGAGATTGTCCCCATCATGGAGCTGTTGGCGTCTATGAAGTCACACAGTGTGCCAGAAGATATAGAT ATAAAAGACACGGTGCTAAATGATGATGACATCGGGGACAGCTGCCACGAGGATTTCCTCCACAA GGCCATCAGTTCTCATCTGCAGACGTGTGGTTGTTCCATAGTGGTTGGAAGTAACCCTGAGAAAGTAAATAAG ATTGTGCGAACACTCTGCCTCTTCCTCACCCCAGCTGAGAGAAAGTGCTCTCGCCTGTGCAAGACTGACTCTTCCTTCAAATATGACACAGGCCTGTTCGTGCAGGGTCTGCTCAAA GACTCCACAGGCAGCTTTGTTTTGCCCTTCCGTCAGGTGCTCTACTCGCCATACCCAACCACTCACATTGACGTTGACATCAACACTGTAAAGCAGATGCCGCCGTGCCACGAGCACACCTACAACCAGCGGCGCTACATGAGGTCTGAGCTAAGCGCACTGTGGAAAACAGACAGCGAGGAGGACATACCTCCAGACACAGTCATCCACACTGATGAATCCTTCACACCTGACCT GAATGTATTTCAAGACGTTCTGCATAAAGACACTTTGGTGAAGTCATTTATAGATGAG GTGTTCATGCTGAAGCCAGGTCTGTCCCTGCGGAGAACATATCTGGCCCAGTTCCTGTTGCTGCTCCACAGGAAAGCCCTCACGCTGCTCAAGTACATCGAGGACGAAAC GCAAAAAGGGAAGAAGCCGTTTCGATCTTTGCGCAATTTAAAGACGGATCTGGATCTGACGGTGGAAGGAGACCTTAACATTATAATGGCCTTTGCTGAGAAGCTGAGGGCAGGTCTGCACTCATTCGTGTTTGGGAAACCTTTTTACACCAGTATGCAGGAGCGAGATGTACTCATGAGCTTTTAA
- the c9orf72 gene encoding guanine nucleotide exchange factor C9orf72 homolog isoform X2, translating to MSSGCPPQSPAVAKSEVPVEGECPLLAATFAYWDNILGPRVRHIWSPKGDQLMFLSDGDVTFLANHTLNGEILRSAECGAVDVKFFVLAEKGVIIVSLIFDGELKGDKNTCALSIILPQTELAFYLPLHTICVERLKHVIRKGRIWMQKGYNIISVLSLEIVPIMELLASMKSHSVPEDIDIKDTVLNDDDIGDSCHEDFLHKAISSHLQTCGCSIVVGSNPEKVNKIVRTLCLFLTPAERKCSRLCKTDSSFKYDTGLFVQGLLKDSTGSFVLPFRQVLYSPYPTTHIDVDINTVKQMPPCHEHTYNQRRYMRSELSALWKTDSEEDIPPDTVIHTDESFTPDLNVFQDVLHKDTLVKSFIDEVFMLKPGLSLRRTYLAQFLLLLHRKALTLLKYIEDETSPQGCSNHLLARLQKFLHNQQQVIRHCSPPCLYVSPCFFMPPSLWRPGHHSIWA from the exons ATGTCTTCTGGCTGCCCGCCTCAGTCACCTGCTGTGGCAAAGTCTGAGGTACCAGTGGAGGGAGAATGCCCGCTGCTTGCTGCTACCTTTGCCTACTGGGACAACATCCTAGGGCCACGAGTGCGCCACATCTGGTCACCAAAGGGCGACCAACTCATGTTCCTCAGTGACGGAGATGTCACCTTTTTGGCCAATCATACCCTTAATGGAGAGATTCTGAGGAGCGCTGAGTGTGGTGCTGTGGATGTGAAGTTCTTTGTCCTGGCAGAGAAGGGTGTCATCATTGTGTCTCTCATTTTTGATGGAGAGCTGAAGGGAGACAAGAACACATGTGCCTTGTCCATTATCCTGCCACAGACAGAGCTGGCTTTCTACTTGCCTCTGCACACCATCTGTGTGGAAAGATTAAAGCATGTCATCCGCAAGGGGCGCATTTGGATGCAGAAG GGCTACAACATCATCTCTGTACTAAGCTTGGAGATTGTCCCCATCATGGAGCTGTTGGCGTCTATGAAGTCACACAGTGTGCCAGAAGATATAGAT ATAAAAGACACGGTGCTAAATGATGATGACATCGGGGACAGCTGCCACGAGGATTTCCTCCACAA GGCCATCAGTTCTCATCTGCAGACGTGTGGTTGTTCCATAGTGGTTGGAAGTAACCCTGAGAAAGTAAATAAG ATTGTGCGAACACTCTGCCTCTTCCTCACCCCAGCTGAGAGAAAGTGCTCTCGCCTGTGCAAGACTGACTCTTCCTTCAAATATGACACAGGCCTGTTCGTGCAGGGTCTGCTCAAA GACTCCACAGGCAGCTTTGTTTTGCCCTTCCGTCAGGTGCTCTACTCGCCATACCCAACCACTCACATTGACGTTGACATCAACACTGTAAAGCAGATGCCGCCGTGCCACGAGCACACCTACAACCAGCGGCGCTACATGAGGTCTGAGCTAAGCGCACTGTGGAAAACAGACAGCGAGGAGGACATACCTCCAGACACAGTCATCCACACTGATGAATCCTTCACACCTGACCT GAATGTATTTCAAGACGTTCTGCATAAAGACACTTTGGTGAAGTCATTTATAGATGAG GTGTTCATGCTGAAGCCAGGTCTGTCCCTGCGGAGAACATATCTGGCCCAGTTCCTGTTGCTGCTCCACAGGAAAGCCCTCACGCTGCTCAAGTACATCGAGGACGAAAC GTCCCCCCAGGGTTGTAGTAACCACCTTCTGGCTCGGCTCCAGAAGTTCCTTCATAATCAACAGCAGGTCATCAGACACTGCAGTCCACCATGTCTTTATGTTTCCCCATGTTTTTTCATGCCGCCCTCCCTGTGGAGACCTGGTCATCACTCCATCTGGGCTTGA
- the c9orf72 gene encoding guanine nucleotide exchange factor C9orf72 homolog isoform X3 yields the protein MSSGCPPQSPAVAKSEVPVEGECPLLAATFAYWDNILGPRVRHIWSPKGDQLMFLSDGDVTFLANHTLNGEILRSAECGAVDVKFFVLAEKGVIIVSLIFDGELKGDKNTCALSIILPQTELAFYLPLHTICVERLKHVIRKGRIWMQKGYNIISVLSLEIVPIMELLASMKSHSVPEDIDIKDTVLNDDDIGDSCHEDFLHKAISSHLQTCGCSIVVGSNPEKVNKIVRTLCLFLTPAERKCSRLCKTDSSFKYDTGLFVQGLLKDSTGSFVLPFRQVLYSPYPTTHIDVDINTVKQMPPCHEHTYNQRRYMRSELSALWKTDSEEDIPPDTVIHTDESFTPDLNVFQDVLHKDTLVKSFIDELVPSGVDLA from the exons ATGTCTTCTGGCTGCCCGCCTCAGTCACCTGCTGTGGCAAAGTCTGAGGTACCAGTGGAGGGAGAATGCCCGCTGCTTGCTGCTACCTTTGCCTACTGGGACAACATCCTAGGGCCACGAGTGCGCCACATCTGGTCACCAAAGGGCGACCAACTCATGTTCCTCAGTGACGGAGATGTCACCTTTTTGGCCAATCATACCCTTAATGGAGAGATTCTGAGGAGCGCTGAGTGTGGTGCTGTGGATGTGAAGTTCTTTGTCCTGGCAGAGAAGGGTGTCATCATTGTGTCTCTCATTTTTGATGGAGAGCTGAAGGGAGACAAGAACACATGTGCCTTGTCCATTATCCTGCCACAGACAGAGCTGGCTTTCTACTTGCCTCTGCACACCATCTGTGTGGAAAGATTAAAGCATGTCATCCGCAAGGGGCGCATTTGGATGCAGAAG GGCTACAACATCATCTCTGTACTAAGCTTGGAGATTGTCCCCATCATGGAGCTGTTGGCGTCTATGAAGTCACACAGTGTGCCAGAAGATATAGAT ATAAAAGACACGGTGCTAAATGATGATGACATCGGGGACAGCTGCCACGAGGATTTCCTCCACAA GGCCATCAGTTCTCATCTGCAGACGTGTGGTTGTTCCATAGTGGTTGGAAGTAACCCTGAGAAAGTAAATAAG ATTGTGCGAACACTCTGCCTCTTCCTCACCCCAGCTGAGAGAAAGTGCTCTCGCCTGTGCAAGACTGACTCTTCCTTCAAATATGACACAGGCCTGTTCGTGCAGGGTCTGCTCAAA GACTCCACAGGCAGCTTTGTTTTGCCCTTCCGTCAGGTGCTCTACTCGCCATACCCAACCACTCACATTGACGTTGACATCAACACTGTAAAGCAGATGCCGCCGTGCCACGAGCACACCTACAACCAGCGGCGCTACATGAGGTCTGAGCTAAGCGCACTGTGGAAAACAGACAGCGAGGAGGACATACCTCCAGACACAGTCATCCACACTGATGAATCCTTCACACCTGACCT GAATGTATTTCAAGACGTTCTGCATAAAGACACTTTGGTGAAGTCATTTATAGATGAG ctcgtcccttcaggggttgatttggcatga